From the Juglans microcarpa x Juglans regia isolate MS1-56 chromosome 7D, Jm3101_v1.0, whole genome shotgun sequence genome, the window TCGCCCACTTGGGAACGTAATTTACTCGCCAATTAAATCGCAAATACTTAGTGCACTGTGTAAAAATGGCGAGATAACCCACTGGGCACGAAGGACACAATAGTTGACAATTATGAAAGTGCACTGTGCACCACGTGGAGCATGCACGCTGTGCAGGGCATGCACAATAGTGTATGGGTGCACAATAAGTGCACCCTAGTGGCACAAGGCGGGCAACAAGTGGCCTCGCTGGCAGAGACCGCACTGATGGACGGCCAAGCAAGACCGGCAAGGACCACCCCACTTGATCCACGTTGTGCGAGGCCCATGAGCTGGCAGGATCCATCCCATCGGCCATAAGGGAGGCCCAGGATAGCCACCGGCGGCCACCACTGGGGTCGTCGGTGACTTTTGTCTTCAGTGGAACTCTCGCTTCTCAAATCGCGGGGGAGGGGGGCTAGGGTATCGCGTTGTTTTTATTAAACCTAGATACCGAATTAAAAACTGTACTCAGTTTTAAAACTAATACCTGAATGCTAAAATAGTATCTAGCCTAGATAGGCTCGAATTTAAAGATGCGGGTATCAGCTCGGGTTTGTTCCAAGCTGAAATCTATAATTGGAATCCGGTTATTTGAGTTTCAGAccaagtcaaaaaaaaatttagctcGAATGAATAgtcttaatttatataaaagtgtAATGAGTTCCGTCTAAATCCTCTcaccttaaaaagaaaaataaaaaaatatcagtaTCTGTTATACCTACCGTCTGGTCAACAACCAGCTAAGCTAGCTAATGAGGTCACAGACAAAAGTCAATCAAACCCACAAATTACATGGTTCTGATATTTAGGTTTGAAATGTGTGCAAATACAATCTTCAACAAATCCAATGTGACCCTCAAAGAACAAAAGCTTGATGTCTACTCTCTACACAAACTTCCAAATTCTGTATATGTTAATCCTCTTTGTTGACAACAGATCATCTCCTTGATAATTTAATTCCATTTAAAAAgactattttgaaaaaataattaggttaaaatattTCAACTGTCAGACTGTCAGTAGGTTCCACACCTTTTGACCTTTACACTTCACTAGAAAAGACATTCCTAGAAAAAGCTTTCGCCAATGCTTAAAATATAGTAATGAAATTAAAcgaaatttgtttaaaaatatgacTGAGCTAGTTAGCTGGCAACCcacttattttaattaatctaaacCCATTGAAGATTCAGAGATTTGCATGTAGTAAAGTCGAAAAGGCCtgcagatttttcttttatttttattttttaatttctttaattattagatCAAGATTAGTGGTTGGAGATTATCtactaatttttaatataagccAAACCAAACAACAAGCCGGAAACAGTGCTTTTCCCTGACAGAGATATTCTTCACCATATAATTTGGAGCGCTTCGGAGTTTAAgttctcgtttatttttagaaatttttaaaattaaaaaattaaaaaaattattattaaaatatatttttttaatattatttatattttgagatttaaaaaattgaattatttattttatttaatatacaaatttaaaaaaaaattataatgataaaatagaaggttttcaaaaattttaaaattatagattttaatCTTAAAAGACTGGTTCCCAATGGGATTCCCTGTTAGTTTGTCGTCTTAAATTTGCTCatcatctttcctttttttcatctctctccctcgttttgtttttttccttttaataccTTTCGTCATATGCGTAGGTTTCTGGAGTTCAAAATGTAATTAATCTAATGAAAACAGGagttcaatttaaaaaaattaaattatttattatattttatgtgaaaatttaaaagaattgtaatgataaaataaaatgaatagatAGTGTTTCTCAATACCATTAAGGATGTTGCTCTCTCATGTTCAACCTACAAATAGGGGTCATTCAGTGCGTGATCGTCGGCTGACTCACAATAAGGTAGAAGTTTAAAGTTGCActtgaatgttgagttgaattgagttgaattgaattgagatgataaaatattattaaaatattattttttaatattattattattatgagatctaaaaaaattgaattatttattatattttatattaaaattttaaaaaattataataataagttgaaataaattaaagaagtaaACGAAGCCCAAGTCTTTATTTAAGCATCCCTCCCacctaaattaaaataaaaacagggGGCGTGGACAAGTTTGCACCTTGGGTCTCATGACCTGGTTCTTGGAAAATGATTCtgggtttttttattatttcctcGCAAGCAACGCCAACCATCCAAGGGCTCAAATTGACCTTTGTTGCATGTTACGGAATAATAATTCAGCAGGGGTATGATGGACTTTTCCTTGAGCAGTGCATCTTTTCACCACATAGTCTACATGGTTAGGGTGCTCAATCCCCCAGACAGCcaattaacttaaaaataacaGAAATGCTAAACCTTGGGTTTCGAaagtgacaatttttttttatttaatgattaaattttttttttaataatattatgaatttttttattttttaaaaaaatgtaacttTCTCGATGACTGGAGTGGtcctctaaaaaataataactttaaaatctttcgagaaacaaaacaaaagagagaaaaagcaaCACTAGAGCAGTACTGCAGGCTTGGCTAGGTTTATCATTATGTTTACATCAGATTCTGGTTATTCAATGATATAATCAATCTCTAgttttcataactttttttttttctgattggAGATGGCGCAGTGAGGGCAGGCAGGGCCGTACAAAAATATTAACGTCATCATAGTCCGCTCCCAAAAAGAAATgcacaaagaaaatgaagaccTACCATGTactgtcaaaaaaaaaaaaaaaaaggaaatatttcatttcatcagaACACAGAACCCCAGAAACTCCCAAGTCTTTTCTGAATCTCCCCCACCACCATGCCCCTTACCCCATCAAATCTTTCTGATTTTACTTACAGTCAGACGTCAGTTTTTCAGTAGAAGTACGTGACCTTCTCTGCTGTCTTGCTTTCATCAATATTGAACAAGTTGCTAGCACCACAATTACTCCTGGTAACAAGTTGCTTAACATCCTCAAGATCACACCCTAATGGGACTTGGTCTCCAAAGTACGCATGCGGCGTCTCAGCCCATTGGCTTACGTTTTCACCTCCATTTCTGCCATAATTAAGCATGAACTTCTGGTTTTCTTCTAACCCATCCGAGATGTAGCCCTGGAAAGCCATCACTTCTTGTTTAATTTCTCTGCCATAGCTGATCTGAGTACAGCTCCCATCAGAAGAACTGCAGCTTCCTTCACCTCCAAACATGAGGTTCTCTTTCACAGGATAATACTGCATGAAACTCGCCCGGCTCTCCTGAGTCTGGAAAACAGATGGATGGGTGGCCAAAGAAGTGCTGCTGCTTAAAAAACTCGATGGGATTGAAGTACTGGGATCCAGGCCAGAGAAAGATTTAGTTGTTGAGGTATAATAAGAGCTGCATTCCTTGTAGAGTGAAGATGATAGTGGTTGAGTCTGAAATGGTGGGGTTTGATGAGAAGATTGGAATGGTCTCTCAGATTGAGGATGCATCCCCATGAAAAGCTTCTTCTTCAGCTTGGTGTTCCAGTAGTTCTTGATATCATTATCAGTCCTGCCTGGCAACTGAGCAGCTATAATTGACCACCTGTAATTGTCAACATATAACCATAAGAAGAAAACTTCCAGCATTCGATCTCTAATTAAGAGCTGAGAGAGCATGTTGATCTTAGATCTAAACTTGTCGTGCATGCAATAGAATTATCCAAAAATAGTAGAttcttcataaatgaaaatcactataataaacAGGAGCAAAACCtgaatcttctatttttctcctTTACTATGTTACCCCTTTTGGTTaggttcatatatattttgatctcTTAACAGTGGAGTGAAGGGGAAAAGCGGATCATATAACAATGATACCCGCGACAGTTTGGGCAATTTTTCAGGCTAATATTAACTGAAATTATTGCTCAAAACAGCAAAGTTTTACAATAAGAATTATGTAGAGATTACTTTACCTGCTTCCAATGCTAGCAAACAGGGCGCAGATTATTCTGTCTTCCTCGTCAGAAAACTCACCATGTTTAATGTTAGGCCTGAGATAGTTAAGCCATCTCAGTCTGCAACTTTTCCCACATCTCTTCAGACCTGATGCAGAACCAAAGCCAAACAAACAAGATAAAAGAggaacatgagagagagagagagagagagagagagcagtttAAGCATAGTTAATTATGAAGCGGGTTTATCATTGTTTTGAGTTAAACTTACCAGCTTTCTGTGGGAGCGCAATCCAGTTCCCACCAGTTCCATATTTCTGGATGTACTCCTTAAGCTTTGAGTCTTCTTCCGGCGACCATGGCCCCTTCTTGACATTTGCCTTGTCACAACAAGGAGCcctccccatctctctctctctctctctctctctctctggtcgTGTATATATGTGCGTGTCTGAGAAGTGCTATGATATGTTTGGTATCCTCTATCCTCTTTAAAGAACCGAAGGTCTCAGAGACTGATGAATGAACATTGCTTGTGCCTTGCAATTAATAATTGGCCTGTTTTTGGAGGtttgacaggaaaaaaaaaatatattaattcataggTACAATAGTCAAAATTATAGGTAATGTTCAATAAGTTTCTAACTCGTgctaattaattagagaataCTACGTATAAGTTACTATTTACTTTcacatttataatattttcataaagtgtgaaagtatttttttatagagtatagAATGAAAAATAGTGgttgataaaaagaatttttgttaattatataGAACTTTCCATCTCAAATGGTGGCGCCCCATATTAATTAtcaaccagtttttttttttttaataaaaaattgaaggtGGCGACCAGAGATGACTTCCCTACCAGGACGTGACCATAGTAGCACCCAACTCACTAGAGAGCCAGACAAGATGGGCCTAAACGATGAGAATCGCAGGCGCTCCCTACAAGTCGGACTTGAGCCATAACCTGACCCTAGCCCCACAAGGGCATCAATGGTCCATGAGTCAATGGGTCACCAATAATCCTGAGCACGTTCCATTGTGGGATTCGACCCCAGGACTTAGTGCCCACCAACAAACTCATGAACCACTGAGCCACCACTTTTAGTGGTAATTATCAACCAGCTTACtcaatttcttccttttctccaAGTGTCCAAACTCCCGTTATATGGAAACACTGCAACCAATTAATTTGTTGGCTATAGTTATCTTAATGCATATGTGACCTTTTCCATCAGCAGACTAAGGGGTTGCTTGGATTTAGAAagcatctcaactcatcttattttgtctaatcattataatttttttcaaatttttatacaaaatacaataaggTAGTGCTACTATGCCACCCAAGTTTGCCCACTACTAcaaattgaatttttctttttttatgctttttatttcaaacattttttgaacatgtttaaatgtttttaaacaatagaaagaaaaacactAATACACgaaggtgcggtttggataatgagatgagatgagatgattttagatgaaagttgaaagttaaataaatactgttaaaatattattttttaatattattattattttgagatttgaaaaatttgaattatttattatattttgtgtgaaaatttaaaaaagttgtaatgacgagatgaaatgaaatgtttttactatccaaacagggcgtaatagtcacttctttaacaattaagtaaaaaaaaattaaaaaataaaataaaatacataagcgGTCAAATTGATGGGGTGAACTCAAGGGGATAACATCATTTTCCagtacaataaacaattcaaatttttcaaatctctaaaataaaattatattataacaatattttattca encodes:
- the LOC121239605 gene encoding transcription factor RAX2-like, producing the protein MGRAPCCDKANVKKGPWSPEEDSKLKEYIQKYGTGGNWIALPQKAGLKRCGKSCRLRWLNYLRPNIKHGEFSDEEDRIICALFASIGSRWSIIAAQLPGRTDNDIKNYWNTKLKKKLFMGMHPQSERPFQSSHQTPPFQTQPLSSSLYKECSSYYTSTTKSFSGLDPSTSIPSSFLSSSTSLATHPSVFQTQESRASFMQYYPVKENLMFGGEGSCSSSDGSCTQISYGREIKQEVMAFQGYISDGLEENQKFMLNYGRNGGENVSQWAETPHAYFGDQVPLGCDLEDVKQLVTRSNCGASNLFNIDESKTAEKVTYFY